DNA from Cryomorphaceae bacterium 1068:
ATGCAGGTGACCTTTCAGGTGACTGCTTCGATCTATCGAACCCGATTGAAGTAACACGATATGTAGCTGACGGTGGAGAGATTTCTACAGAAGACGAAACCACTATTTGTGTGGGTGATGGAATAGGCGATCCAATTAACGTAACACTTACGGGCGAAACAGGTGAAAGCATGGCATGGGTAATTACCGATGCA
Protein-coding regions in this window:
- a CDS encoding T9SS C-terminal target domain-containing protein, which translates into the protein AGDLSGDCFDLSNPIEVTRYVADGGEISTEDETTICVGDGIGDPINVTLTGETGESMAWVITDADLNILDLPAGPPFDLDGAGVGVCLIWHLSWSGELEGAAVGENAGDLSGDCFD